A DNA window from Panthera tigris isolate Pti1 chromosome X, P.tigris_Pti1_mat1.1, whole genome shotgun sequence contains the following coding sequences:
- the LOC122230430 gene encoding diphosphoinositol polyphosphate phosphohydrolase 3-beta isoform X1, translating into MKCKPNQTRTYDPEGFKKRAACLCFRSEREDEVLLVSSSRYPDRWIVPGGGMEPEEEPGSAAVREVFEEAGVKGKLGRLLGIFEQNQDRKHRTYVYVLTVTEILEDWEDSVSIGRKREWFKIEDAIKVLQCHKPVHAEYLEKLKLGGSPTNGNSVAPSLPQSDP; encoded by the coding sequence ATGAAGTGCAAGCCCAACCAGACGCGCACCTACGACCCGGAGGGGTTCAAGAAGCGGGCGGCGTGCCTGTGCTTCCGGAGCGAGCGCGAGGACGAGGTGCTGTTAGTGAGTAGCAGTCGGTACCCGGACCGCTGGATCGTGCCGGGCGGGGGCATGGAGCCCGAGGAGGAGCCGGGCAGTGCGGCTGTCCGAGAGGTGTTCGAAGAGGCGGGAGTCAAGGGGAAGTTAGGCCGGCTCCTGGGCATTTTCGAACAGAACCAAGACCGCAAGCACAGAACGTACGTGTACGTACTGACCGTCACCGAGATTCTGGAGGATTGGGAAGATTCGGTTAGCATTGGAAGGAAGCGAGAGTGGTTCAAAATCGAAGATGCGATCAAGGTTCTCCAGTGCCACAAGCCCGTGCATGCCGAATATCTGGAGAAACTAAAGCTGGGCGGCTCCCCAACCAATGGAAACTCGGTGGCCCCGTCTCTGCCACAGAGCGATCCCTAG
- the LOC122230430 gene encoding diphosphoinositol polyphosphate phosphohydrolase 3-beta isoform X2, whose translation MKCKPNQTRTYDPEGFKKRAACLCFRSEREDEVLLVSSSRYPDRWIVPGGGMEPEEEPGSAAVREVFEEAGVKGKLGRLLGIFEQNQDRKHRTYVYVLTVTEILEDWEDSVSIGRKREWFKIEDAIKVLQCHKPVHAEYLEKLKLGGSPTNGNSVAPSLPQSDP comes from the exons ATGAAGTGCAAGCCCAACCAGACGCGCACCTACGACCCGGAGGGGTTCAAGAAGCGGGCGGCGTGCCTGTGCTTCCGGAGCGAGCGCGAGGACGAGGTGCTGTTAGTGAGTAGCAGTCGGTACCCGGACCGCTGGATCGTGCCGGGCGGGGGCATGGAGCCCGAGGAGGAGCCGGGCAGTGCGGCTGTCCGAGAGGTGTTCGAAGAGGCGGGAGTCAAGGGGAAGTTAGGCCGGCTCCTGGGCATTTTCGAACAGAACCAAGACCGCAAGCACAGAACGTACGTGTACGTACTGACCGTCACCGAGATTCTGGAGGATTGGGAAGATTCGGTTAGCATTGGAAGGAAGCGAGAGTGGTTCAAAATCGAAGATGCGATCAAGGTTCTCCAGTGCCACAAGCCCGTGCATGCCGAATATCTGGAGAAACTAAAGCTGGGCGGCTCCCCAACCAATGGAAACTCGGTGGCCCCGTCTCTGCCACAGAGCGATCCCTA g
- the LOC122230430 gene encoding diphosphoinositol polyphosphate phosphohydrolase 3-beta isoform X3 — MKCKPNQTRTYDPEGFKKRAACLCFRSEREDEVLLVSSSRYPDRWIVPGGGMEPEEEPGSAAVREVFEEAGVKGKLGRLLGIFEQNQDRKHRTYVYVLTVTEILEDWEDSVSIGRKREWFKIEDAIKVLQCHKPVHAEYLEKLKLGGSPTNGNSVAPSLPQSDP; from the exons ATGAAGTGCAAGCCCAACCAGACGCGCACCTACGACCCGGAGGGGTTCAAGAAGCGGGCGGCGTGCCTGTGCTTCCGGAGCGAGCGCGAGGACGAGGTGCTGTTAGTGAGTAGCAGTCGGTACCCGGACCGCTGGATCGTGCCGGGCGGGGGCATGGAGCCCGAGGAGGAGCCGGGCAGTGCGGCTGTCCGAGAGGTGTTCGAAGAGGCGGGAGTCAAGGGGAAGTTAGGCCGGCTCCTGGGCATTTTCGAACAGAACCAAGACCGCAAGCACAGAACGTACGTGTACGTACTGACCGTCACCGAGATTCTGGAGGATTGGGAAGATTCGGTTAGCATTGGAAGGAAGCGAGAGTGGTTCAAAATCGAAGATGCGATCAAGGTTCTCCAGTGCCACAAGCCCGTGCATGCCGAATATCTGGAGAAACTAAAGCTGGGCGGCTCCCCAACCAATGGAAACTCGGTGGCCCCGTCTCTGCCACAGAGCGATCCCTA A